ATTCGCCGGCGAGTGGCTTAAAAAAGGCAGGTTGGTTTGCATTGAGGGAAAACTCAGTACACGGTCATGGGAAAAGGACGGTCAGAAAAGATATATGACCGAAGTCGTGGCTGACAACATTACGATGCTCGGCTCGAAAGCTGAAGGAGGGGGCGGTGAAAGTAAGGGAACCCCCCCAAAACAGGAAGAACCGCCCGATAACGGCGATGTAATGGAAGACGACGATGATCTACCGTTTTAATATCAGGAGTTGAGATTGAATCATATTTTCAAAAACGTAGCAACTCAGTTAAAAACATATGAAGAAACCGGAGTTTTACGCAGCGCATTTCTTGTAGGTCTGTTTGCGCTCTTAACGGCGCTTGGAGCGCTGATAAGGATTCCGCTGCCCTTTACTCCCGTTCCTATCACTCTTCAAACATTTTTTGTATTGCTTTCGGGAGTAATGCTCGGAACAACAAGAGGGACTCTTTCACAGGTTGCCTACGTTACCGCCGGAGCGGCGGGATTACCGATATTTG
This is a stretch of genomic DNA from Candidatus Neomarinimicrobiota bacterium. It encodes these proteins:
- a CDS encoding single-stranded DNA-binding protein — translated: MGYSVSSMNKVILIGRLGGDPELKYTSNGTAQALINLATSERWKDSDGNQQEKTEWHRVIAWRRQAEFAGEWLKKGRLVCIEGKLSTRSWEKDGQKRYMTEVVADNITMLGSKAEGGGGESKGTPPKQEEPPDNGDVMEDDDDLPF